A single region of the Thunnus maccoyii chromosome 10, fThuMac1.1, whole genome shotgun sequence genome encodes:
- the LOC121905325 gene encoding urokinase plasminogen activator surface receptor-like → MCYDCEKTMSGSCTETKECPLQCGAMRMLAYAGGKKVSDVSMKSCVTADQCGEMSVNFGVAKTVIASKCCTTDLCNKEPVPEPSKSNPNGKKCYHCNGQTCTATLNCEGNEDYCISTSVNAGGQKTTVKGCASKLICSDALAAQMTGTVGAEVSCCLGDYCNSASSTSAGLLLLVAPLVSLVLFS, encoded by the exons ATGTGCTATGACTGTGAAAAGACAATGTCAGGAAGCTGCACAGAGACAAAAGAATGCCCCTTGCAGTGTGGTGCAATGAGAATGCTTGCATATGCAG GTGGTAAAAAAGTGTCAGATGTCTCAATGAAAAGTTGTGTCACCGCTGATCAGTGTGGTGAGATGTCAGTCAACTTCGGAGTGGCCAAAACTGTAATTGCCAGCAAGTGTTGCACCACTGACCTCTGCAACAAGGAACCTGTCCCTG AGCCCAGTAAATCCAATCCCAATGGTAAAAAGTGCTATCATTGCAATGGACAAACGTGCACTGCAACTCTAAACTGTGAGGGGAATGAGGACTACTGCATCTCAACATCAG TGAATGCAGGAGGCCAAAAGACAACCGTGAAGGGCTGTGCATCCAAGCTCATATGCTCTGATGCATTAGCTGCACAAATGACAGGGACCGTTGGAGCAGAAGTTAGCTGCTGTCTGGGCGATTACTGCAACAGTGCCAGCAGCACAAGCGCTGGCCTTCTGCTCCTGGTGGCCCCGCTGGTCTCTTTGGTTCTGTTCTCTTAA